Below is a window of Thermodesulfomicrobium sp. WS DNA.
CCGCGTCCGGTGGCGGATCCGCTGCCGTGGGAGCGTTTGGACGTCGGGGTGCGGCGGGCGTATTTGCGTGGCCAATGGGAAGCCTTTGGCCGCAGTCGGCCCACGCTGGCATGCCCCCCGGGGTCGTGCAGCGCGTGCCGGCGCTGCGGCATGGAGCGTATCATGGAAACGATGTTCGAGAAGGAGGTGCCGCAACCATGAGGTATGTGATTCGTGTCCTGATCCTTTTTTGGGCGGCAATCCTGGCAGGGCTGGTGACTGTACTCGTGGAACCGGCGCTGGCGACGGCGGTGGGGATGCCGGCGCACCGGTGGGCGATGATTGCTTTGGCGGCCGGTGTCGGGGGCGGGGCGAGCGTTGCCATGGTGTGGACGGTTGGGGGGCGCATGGCCTGGGATCGTCTGATTGCCGTGGCCGTGGTGTGGGCGGCGCTGGCGGCGGCCTATCAGCCGGGGCTTGCGGTATGGACAGCGCCGCGGGCGTGGGGGGATGTGCTGCGCCTCTCGGAGGTGGCGGTGGTCTTGGCGGCCATGGTCCAGGGGTGGGTGGCGTTGGGGTGCGCCTTGTGGCGCAAGAGCCTGCCGCCGCTGCGGGCCTCTGTGGCCCTGCTGCTGATCGTGGCGGTGGGCAATATCCTTTTTATGCTCCAAAACCCCGTCATGCTCCAGGGCCTTGCCCGCACCCTGCCGCTTGCTGCGCGGGCACAGGAGCTGGCGGGCCGAGTGGTGGTGCTGGCTGCTGCCAATGTGGGGCTGGCCGCGGCCTTGAACCTCCTGTGCATGGGGCATGTGTTGGGCCTGGGGCGGCTGTGGGGGCTTTTGGTGCTTGCTGCGGCTGCTGCCGGGATTTCGCCTCTGTGGGCCGAGCTGGGGGCATCGCCCATGGCCGCGGCCCTGCCGGCCCCGCTTCCCCCTTTGGCGGCGGTGCTGGGGGTGGCCCTTGCCCAGGGCAGTCTCTGGGCGGAGGTGTTTTTGATGACCGGCCTGGTCATGGACGCCATGCACGGCCGCCGGCCCGCCTGGTATTGGGGATATCCTGCGTTTCGTGACGGCCTTGGCCGGGGCGCGGCTTACGGCACGCTCTTTTTGGGTCTGGTGCTGGTCGCGGACGCCGTGATCCATTGGCCATGGGTGGAGCGCGCCTTTGCCATGGCGCCGTCGCTTTCCTGGATGGCCCTGGGGATAACGGTCATGCCCCTGGCCGTGACCGTGCTGGAGTCTTTCGACGGCGGGCGGCCGTTCTTCCAGCGGCTGGGGGAGAACTATCGCCGCTGGCCGCTCTTTGTGCACGGCGCGGTGTTCGGCCTTGCCCTCTCGGCCTTGCAGCCGGTGGAGATCGTGCCGCTTCCCGCGGGGCAGCGGTTTCTGCTGGGCGCGCTCCTTGGGGTGATCGCCGGAGCGGGGGGGGCATTGGTGTGGGATTTGGGCGAAGTGGCTTGCGGCCTGCGCCGCCATCTGCGCTCGTGGCGGACCTATGGGGTGGCGGCGGGCCTGGGGATCTTTGTGGGCGGGGCCATGGCCTGGTATGTGGACCCTTCGCAGTCCGCCGTGATCGGCAACAAATTCCGCCAATATGCCACGCTGTTCGCCGAGGGCGGGGGGAGTTACGTCATCTACCCGCTCTTTAGCAAATGGGGGGCCATGGATTTGGGAGCGCGCGGCGGCGGGGCCCTGCTTTTGTTCCAGGAATCGGTGTCGGGAGTCATCAATTGGTCCCTGGCGGCGCCTCTGTTCAGTGTGAACTTTTTCCTGCTGACGGCCCTCTTCACCCGCTCCTGGGCACCGCTTCGGCTGCTCGCCAGCCGCGACGGGCTGGTTTTGATCGCCGAGGGCACGGTGCGCGTGCTGCGCTGGGGGCTGTGGATGGCGCCGGTCATCTATTCGTTTTTGCGCATTTCGCCCGAACCTACCTGGTACAACCAGGACGGCTTGGTGCGTACGCTTGCCGCCATCATTCAGGATTGGCGCTTGGACCCCTCCGCCTTTCGCTTGTGGAGCCGGGAGGTCTTTCTGGGTATTTTGGCGTATGACTGGTTTCGCATCCTCATCTGGTTCGATCACATGGGCCTGCGGGTGGCCACGCTGGTGAACCTGTCCTTTGTGGGGGGCGACCGGTTGGACGAATTTTTGGCCCGTTTCCTTGGGGCGCGGGTGCGGTCGCGCTGCATCCCTGAAGCGGTGCGGCGTTTTGCCACCTGGGCGCCGCTGCTCATCCCCTTTTATTTGCCCATGGGCGCGGACTGGGCCTACGTGTGGGACGGAGCCGAGGCCGTAAGCCGCACGGGTGCAGGGCAAATCGGTGTGCTCTTCCCGGTGATCGGGGCTTTTCTCATCGGCAGCGGCCTGATGGTGGCTGCGGCCTGCAGGAGAGAGTCTCGGGCATGCGCCGTGGGGGCAGCCGGGCGGTGCCCGGCGCAAGACATCGTGGTGCACAACGGCGTGTATGCCTCCATCTTTGGTCGGGATGGCCGTGGCTATGCCCGGGTGTTCCGCGCCGCACGGCATGGACACGAGATCGACCTGACCGCTCGGCCACTGTCCCGGGCCCACGACGTGGGCCGCATCGTGTACTTTCGTGCGGGTGAAGCCTTGTGGAGCCTCGGCTGCCGGCCCACGCGGCACCCCGAGGCGGTGCACACCGTGGTGCGCTTGGACGACCTCTCCGTGCGGCAGACCTGCTCGTGCCAGGGCATCGAGGCGCGCATGGACGCCGTGGTGGCGGAGGACGCGCCGGGTGAGGCGTGGATCGTCCACCTCACCAATGTCTCGGACGCACCGGTGCAGCTGGAGATCACCTCCTACCGGGAACTCACCCTGAACGACCCCTCGGCCCAGGCCCGGCATCCCTTTTACAATCGCCAGCACATCACCACCTGGTGCGTGGTGGAGGAGAGCCCGGCCCCGCGTTCGGCCGCCATCTTTGCCAATAACCGCCAACTCAAGGCTGGCGAGCCGCCGCGGCCAACGCGCGAGACCTACGTGCACTTGGTGGCCGGCTTGGAGGACGAGTCCCGGCTGGTGGGCTATGAAGACAGCCGGCTGCGCTTTTTAGGCCATGGCACGCTGCGTCGGCCGCAGGGGCTTTGGGGCGTACCGCAGCCCATCTCCGACCAGAGCCTCCACGTCACCTTCGATCCCATCGCGGCCTTTCGTCTGGCCGTGGATCTGGCGCCGGGAGATACCACGGCCTTTGTGCTCGTGGACGCGTACGGACCGAGCCCCGAGGCTGCCATGAACCTGGCCGCCCGCCTGGCAGGCATCGACCCCTTGCCTGCGCGGCCCAAGGGGCAGCCGACCTCCCTGCCCATGGTCGAGCCGGACCTTGCCGCGGCACTCACCCAACAGCAGGGGCCGTGGTTTGCCTTTCGGGACCAAGTCCCCAGCGTGCAGGTACCGGGGATCACCCCGCGGCGGTTTGCCCACCTCATGGTCAATCCCCTCGGCTATGGCGTGGTGGTGACCAATGACGGCGCCATCGCCTCGTTTTGGGGCAACTCCCAGCAGAACGCCCTGACGCCCTATAGCGCCGATGCCACGACGGTACAGGAACCCGGGCAGATGCTCTACGTGCGCGACCTGGAGAGCGGCCGGGTGACCTCGCCCTTGCTCGTCCCCTTCCGGGAGCCTGAGGCCGAATGCCGCGTGGAGTACGGCCTGGGCTGGTGCCGCTTCCACAAGGAGATGGACGGCCTTGCCATGGAGTGGACCATCGCCGTGCTCCCGGACCGGCCCATGGAACTGCGGCTGTTGCGCCTGCACAACCATGGCTCGGGGGAGCGCCGTCTGGCCCTGACCATGTATGCGCAGATGATTTTGGCCGAGATCCCCGAAGATAGCCGCGGCCAGGTGGAGGCTTGGGCGGATGCGCCGCGCTCCATGCTCCTCTTTACCCGGCCGGAAAACCGGTACCGCAAAGGCGTGGCCTACGTGGCCTGGAGCGTGGAGACCACGGCCTCGGAGACGGTCATGAGCCGGTTTTTGGGGGAAGGCCGGGACCTGAGTATGCCGTATTTCGTGGAGATGGGACATTCCGATACCACGCAGGAGGATGACGGCCTGCGCGTGGCCGCCATGAGCGGGGAAGTGCGGGTGCCTGCCGGTGGCACGGCTGTCGTGTGGATGGCGGTGGGCCAGGAGCCCAGCGCCGAGGACTGCCAGCGGCGAGTGGCAGCGATCCAGGCCGTGGAGGACGTGGAGCGGGAGATGGCGGCGGTCGAGACCTGGTGGCAGCGGCGTTTGGCCGGCGGAGTCCAGGTGGAGACCTCGGCCCCGGCCGTGGACCGGTTGGTGAACGTGTGGCTGCCGTACCAGATCCTGACCGCCCGGCTGTGGGGGCGCCTGGGGCCGCAGCAGCGCAGTGGGGCGTATGGATTCCGGGATCAGCTTCAGGACGTGCTCCCCTTGTGCGTGGGCATGCCCGCCTTGGCCCGGCGCCAGATCTTGCTCCATGCCAGTCAGCAATTCCTCGCGGGCGATGTGCTCCAATGGTGGCATCCTGCCCCGGACGGGGCCACCGGCTTCGGCATGCGCAACCGCGCCTCGGACCCGCATCTGTGGCTGCCGTATCTGGTGGCCCATTATGTGGAGACCACGGGGGATGACTCCATTTGGGACGAGCGCGTGCCCTTTATGGAGGGGCGACCCATTCCCCCGGGTGCCGAGGGCATTGCCTTTGCGCCGACGCCCTCCCGGGATCGGGCCACGGTGCTGGAGCATTGCCTGCGCGCCGTGGAGCGCACCTGGCGCCGTCGCGGGCGCCATGGGCTACCGCTCATGCTCGCCCATGATTGGAACGACGGTCTGTCGGCCGTGGGCGTGCGCGGCAAAGGCGAGAGCGTGTGGTTGGGGTTTTTCCTCCATCTCACCTTGCGTCAGGTGGCGGAGGCAGCCGCCAGCCGCGGCAAAAAGCGTCTGTCCCGCCAGCTGTTGCGGCGTGCGCAGACGCTGGGGAGCGCTCTGCAGACCGCCTGGCGCGATGATCACTTCGTGCGCGCCTTTACCGATGCGGGAGAGGAGCTCGACTATCTCGATGCCCTGACCGCGGCCTGGCCCATGCTTTCGGGGGCCGTGCACCTGCCGCAGGCAGAGGCGGCCCTGGTGCGCGGTGCGGCCTCCCTGGAAAAGCCCAACCTGGTGCAGCTTCTCGATCCGCCCTTTACCGAGCGCTCCACCCCTTACCCCGGGCGCATCGCCGACTATCCGCCGGGGGTGCGGGAAAACGGCGGCCAGTATTCCCACGGCTCGTCCTGGTTGGTGGACGCCCTGGTGGCCCTGGCCCGCCAGGTGTTGGCCCAGGGGGATGTGGAGCGCGCGGCGCAGCTCCGCCGCCAGGCCCTGCGTCTGTGGCTCAAGATCTCGCCGCTGACCCATACGCTTCCGGAAACCATGCCCGTGTACGGGCTTGCCCCCCACCAGCAGGCGGCGGACATCTCCTTTGGCCCGGGCTACGAGGGCCGGGGGGGATGGAGTTGGTACACCGGCGCTGCCGCCCGCATGCTCTGGGCCATGTACGGGATTTTGGGTCTGCGCTTTGAACGGGGCAAACCCACGGTGGACGCCCGTTTGGCGCGCCTGGGTGCGGAGTTTGCCGTGCACCGGATCGTGGTGGACGGCGCGTGTGTGTATCAAGCCCCGGACGCCACGTGTGGTGCGGACCTGGGAGGGCAGCAGTGAGGCGGGTGTGGGTGTTCGTCCCGCCCCGGCCGGTGGTGAGCGGCGGTATGCGGGTGCTGGTGCAGGTGGCCCGGCAGCTGCGGGCGTGGGGGGGCCTGGCTGGGGTGCTTTGCTGGGAAGAGCCGCTTGCCGAGGCTTCGGACCTGCCCTGGCAGGCGGCGCGCAGCGCCCCCCTTGCCGCAGGCGACGCCCTGCTGGTGCCGGAGGGCTGGCCGGGCGCCCTCACCTTGGGGGTCCGCGCAGGCTGCCGGTTGGTGGTCTACTGTCAGAACTGGGCCTATCTCTTCCATGGGCTCGCCGAAGGCGTGCGCTGGCAGGACCTGCCGGTGGAGTTTCTTGCAGTCTCTCAGCCGGTGGCCTGGTATATCGAGCAAGTGACCGGGAAAGCGCCTGCGGTGGTGCGGCCTGCCATTGATCGCTCTCTGTTCCATCCCCCTCCCGTTTCTCAGTCCCCGCGCCCGCTGCGCGTGGCCTTCATGCCGCGTAAAAACAAGGCCATGGCCGAAGGCGTGCGCCGCATCGTTGCCGAGCGCAATCCGCATCTGCCGTGGCAATGGGTCCCCATCCATGGCTTGGACCCGGCAGGTGTGGCCGAGCTATTGCGTTCTTGCGCCATTTTTCTTGCCACCGGGTTTCCTGAGGGCTGTCCGCTGCCGCCCCTGGAGGCCATGGCCTGCGGCTGCCTGGTAGTAGGGACCACGGGCTTTGGCGGTTGGGACTATGCCCGGCCGGTGGACTCCAAGGCCCCGCTTCCTTCGGGGATCCCTTTGCGCCCAGTGCCGTGGGGAGGCAATGGCTGGTGGGTGGCGGACGGCGACATGCTGGGTGCGGCCCTGGCCCTGGAGCGGGCGGCGGCGTGCCTGGAAATTGCGGATGCGTGCCAGCAGGTGCGCGCAGCAGCCTTTCGGACCGTGGCGGCGTACGATGCGGAGCACCAGGCTGCGGAGGTGGCGGCGTGGGTACAGGGCCTCTAGCCTGGCCTTTGGATTTTCGCTCCCACTTGGCCGTGGTGGTGCTCCACTATGGGGACCCCCGGCGCACCGCGCGTCTGGTGGCGCAGATGGAAGAGGGGCTTGCCCCGGGGGTGGTGCGGGTGCTCGACAACGCCGCCCCGATGCCCTTTGCCGGCGCCTGGGTGCGGCTTTCCCGGAACCTCTTTTGGGGCGGGGCCTTGGCCTGGAGTGTTGCGCGTGCGCGCCAGGAAGGTTTTTCCCACCTCTGGTTTCTCAACGACGACCTCA
It encodes the following:
- a CDS encoding glycosyltransferase, with the protein product MRRVWVFVPPRPVVSGGMRVLVQVARQLRAWGGLAGVLCWEEPLAEASDLPWQAARSAPLAAGDALLVPEGWPGALTLGVRAGCRLVVYCQNWAYLFHGLAEGVRWQDLPVEFLAVSQPVAWYIEQVTGKAPAVVRPAIDRSLFHPPPVSQSPRPLRVAFMPRKNKAMAEGVRRIVAERNPHLPWQWVPIHGLDPAGVAELLRSCAIFLATGFPEGCPLPPLEAMACGCLVVGTTGFGGWDYARPVDSKAPLPSGIPLRPVPWGGNGWWVADGDMLGAALALERAAACLEIADACQQVRAAAFRTVAAYDAEHQAAEVAAWVQGL